The Prochlorococcus marinus XMU1404 DNA segment TTTAATCAAGGCAAACCAAATGTTCCTAACAATCCAATTGTCCCATTTATTAGGGGTGATGGAACTGGAGTTGATATTTGGCCAGCTACTCAAATCGTTCTTGATTCAGCGATTAAAAAAAGCTATGGAAATGAAAGAAAAATTAATTGGTTTAAAGTATATGCAGGGGATGAAGCTTGTGAAATTTATGGAACATATAACTATCTCCCTCAAGATACTATTGAAGCAATCAAACACTTTGGTGTAGCCATCAAAGGTCCTTTAACGACTCCCATCGGGGGAGGTATTCGATCTCTTAATGTTGCATTGAGACAAATCTTTGATTTATATAGCTGTGTTAGACCATGCAAATATTATTCAGGAACTCCAAGCCCTCACAAAAACCCTCAAAATTTAGACGTTATTGTTTATAGAGAGAATACTGAGGATATCTACATGGGAATCGAATGGGAAGCCGAGGATAATAATTGTCTTGAATTAATTGATCACTTAAATAAAGTTGTAATACCAAATAGCAAAAATTTAAAAAATAGGTCGATTCCAAAGGGGTCTGGCATTGGAATAAAACCCGTTAGTAAATTAGGTAGCCAAAGGCATATTAGAAAAGCTATTGAACATGCTAAAAGATTATCAGGAGATAAAAGGCATGTGACTCTTGTACATAAAGGAAATATCATGAAATATACCGAAGGTGCATTTAGAGATTGGGGATATGAATTGGCAGTCAATGAATTTAGAGAAGATTGTATTACAGAAAGAGAAAGCTGGATTTTAGATAATATTCAGAAAAATCCAGAAATTACAATTGAAAATAATGCTCGAAAAATCGAACCAGGTTTTGACAAGCTTACTAATAATAAAAAAGCATTCATTTGCGAAGAAATTAAAGAAGTTATTGAATCAATATCAAATTCTCATGGAGATGGGAAATGGAGGGAACTTGTTCTTGTTGATGATCGGATTGCTGACAGTATATTTCAACAAATTCAAACTAGACCTCAAGAATATTCAATTCTTGCAACATTAAATCTCAATGGTGACTATGTTTCTGATGCAGCTGCAGCAATTGTTGGTGGTCTAGGTATGGCTCCTGGTGCAAATATTGGAGATAATGCAGCAATTTTCGAAGCGACGCATGGTACCGCGCCAAAACATGCAGGCTTAAATAAAATAAACCCAGGCTCAGTAATTCTTAGTGGTGTAATGATGCTTGAATATTTTGGTTGGGATGAAGCAGCTAAATTAGTCACTAACGGTTTAAGTAAAGCAATAGAGCAAAAAAAAGTCACCTATGATCTAGCACGTTTAATGGAACCGAAAGTAGAACCCTTATCCTGCAGCAGTTTTGCTGAAGAAATTATCTCAAATTTTTAATTTTAAAAATTATTTTTATTTTCAAACACTTTCCAAATTTTAACCAGTGAATCTTTAGTGCCAATGTTTCCAGGATGTGTAACAATAGGAAGTTTTTCGTCATTTTTTAGGTTATAAGTCACCACTGAAATGCCTGTTAAAATCTGTCCCTCAAGATAAACATAATCTGCATTAAGTCCATTACTAAGAATCACATTTGTTGTTATTCCACCTTTTGAAATCAAATATCCTATTTCATATCTCAAATCTGCGACTAATTCAGCAATAAAATAAGCAAGTGAATTATAAAAATTAAATTGTTTAGAATAATCTAAGGACATAAATTTTCTAGAAGTAAACAATACGGGGGTTTTTCCTTTCTCAAAAGAAAATCTAATTTCTTTCAAAAATTTGTTTTTAAACAAATTCCTTCGCTTCTGATTATCATCCGATGAATTAATTTTAAAGAATTCAAAAACATCTAATTCAATTGGATTGCATTTACTTATCTTTAATAAATTTTCCAATTGTATTGTTGAAAGTTCCACATAGGATCCAACAATTATCAGTCCTGGAAGAAAACTCTTGTTTTTATTTCTTATCCTTAAATTGGAGAAAAATGTCTTAACCTTAGGGACGCTTTTTTTCTCAGAAATTGAACTTATAAAACTTGCTGCAGTTCGAAAAAGAAATTTTTTTTGTTTAGTTAATTTTTTAATTACTAAAGAAAATTTGTTCAATTGAGAATAATTTTCTACATCTACAATTACATGTTTATTATTCTTCAATTTCTTTAGTTTTTTAAAAACAATGTTATTTTCTTTATCATTTAGAATCTCAATATCTGACGAGAAAAGATTTTGAATATCTTCAATATTTATTTGCGATTTACTCTTTTGAAATAAAAGATTCTTGACATTACTTGTCTCATATCCAAAAATTTTATCTCTTGCAAAAATTGTTTGATTAATAGGGGTTTTATCAACAAAGTGTGATCCATTAATTGTTAATCTTTTACCCTCTATGAAAGCTGGAATATGAAAAGTAGCATCAAAAGGGCCTAAGCAATTATTTAGTGCACTTGGCTCTAAAAAGTTATGTCCTCGAAGAGTAGAGTCTCCTCTGCTTATAAAAATAATTTCTTCTTCATAAGCTTGAGAAGCTAAAACTTTCTTAAGATTTTTGCAAATTTCCTCTATTGTTAATTTCGCATCATTTTCCGAAAGTGACCTTGTATTAGCCAAAATAAAAAATAAATTAGATTTAGATTCAAAACCTTTAACTAAAGTTGAGCAGTCCCACTTGAGAAGTAATAAGCAATCATGAACAGTTTGAGAGCCAGTTGGATCATCATCAATAACAACAAATTTCATAAGTATTGCATAATTACTTAAGAGATTTTATTTGTATTGAAGCATCAAACCTTTGATTACCATTGGAAGGAATCATAATGTTTCTAAATCCATCAACAAAAGAATTTCGGGGACTAGTCCAAGGTTCAAGACATATCATTCTTCTTGGAGGATCACTCCAAATAACGCCTAAGTCAAAAGGATATGGATGATTTAAAGTTACTTGTCTTTTAAGAATTTTATCTTGAAAAGTACTCCTACCGGAAGAGTACATAAGTAGATCAACTCCTAAATCAATATTTTTTAACTCATCCAAAGTATTACTTATTATGTTTTTTTCTTGATTATGACAATTAAGTGGATTTTCAATAAATTCTAAATTTTTGAAATCTGAAATATTAAAGTAAGGATGCAATCCAAAATTTATAGGCATAGCAATGTCTGATTTATTGAAAATCGTAATTTCAAATTCTAAACAGTTAATCTTTAAGGTAACTTCTATTCTTAGTTCGAAATCGAAAGGATAATAATTTTTAGTTTTTTTAGATTCATTTAAAAATAAGCATAAAGATTTTTCACTTTCATTAAAAGAGTATTGCCATTGCAAATCCCTAGCAAAACCATGTTGTGTTAATTGCAAATAATCTTTTCCAAATACTGAACTAGAGATATTGATATTTCCACAAATTGGAAACAAGATTGGGATACCTCCCCTAATACTTTTTGTTTTATCCATAAATCTTTTTTGATCGAAATAAAGGATTTCATTGCCATCCGAAACCCAATTTGTAATAATCCCTCCTCTTTTAGGACAAAATTTAATATAGTTATTTTGATCTAATTGAAAGACAAAAATTCCTTTATCTTTATTAGATAATTTTATTTGCACAATTTTTACTTAAAGAGAATCAACCCAATCCAAAATATACTGATTAACTAATTCAGGTATTTCATCATGAGGACAATGTCCAGCGTCAAGAATGATTTCTTTTGTATTCTTTGGAGTAAATTTTTTATATAGATTTCTTTTTTTTGGAGTGTTCATCCATGGATCTTTCCCTCCCCAAAGCAGTAATAAAGGTGCATCAAGTTTGGCGAATAACTTATCCAATGGCAATCCCTGAGGACCTGATGGGTTAAATACGCTTCTAAAAACGTTAAAAGCTCCGTAATCAAGCGATGGCTTTCTTATTGACTCAACTAAAAAATCATCAACATTTTTTTTATCAACATAAACTTGATTCAAAGTTTTTTTAATATTTTTTGGATTTCTCATATTCTCAAAAATTAAACGTTGAAAAACAATATTTTTCAGAAAAATGCCGGCAACTGTTTCAATTGAAGTTTGCAACATATTCTTCTTGATAGTTTTTTCTTCACTAAAGTATCCTGCAGCATTCAGTAATATCACTCCTGCATTGAGCTCATTTAACTCAGAGCCAGCTGCTAATGCTGCATAACCACCTAATGAATTTCCAACAATAATTGTAGGTTTTTTGATTTTCTCTTTTACGTATGCGACAACCTGATCTTTCCATAAAGATCCTGAGTATTCAACATCTTGAGGCTTAGGACTTTTTCCAAAACCGAGCAGATCCATGGCATGAACTTCGTATTTGTTACTCAAAATAGGGATATTGAATCTCCAATGATCCGTAGAAGCTCCGAAACCATGAATTAATAAAATTGCACATTCTTTTAATGTTTGCTCAGGCTTAGCAGAAACTGTGTGTATTGGATAATTTAAAAAATTCCAGTCATAATTAACATCACTATCTATCAAAGCTGATTTTTCCATATATTAAAAATGCTATTTCAATTGATTCTAATAAACTTATTTCTTAAAGAAGACCCACAGGATCAGCTGCAACATCATCTGAAATTTTATTGCCATCGTTTGGCGGCTTATCTTTTAGAACAATTCTTAAGAGAACAGGTGCAAGAAATGTAGTTCCAATAACCATTAATAAAATAGCCGCTTCAAGAGAAGGAGTTAACAATTTAGCGCTTGTTCCTAGCCCAAGGAAAATTAAACCAACCTCTCCTCTAGGCATCATACCCAAACCTACAACTAATCTATTTGTAGGTTTATCACTTGAAAATACCCATCCTGCTGCAATTTTTCCAATAATTGCAACAACTAATAAAAATCCTGCAACCACAAGAGCTGATCTACTTGTTGGATCAAATGGATTGATAACTGATAAATCCATTCCAGCTCCAACTAATACAAAGAAAATAGTTGCGAATAAGGAAACTAAAGGTAAAACAGATTGTTGTATTGCATGATTATTTTTAGAACTACTAAGAATCAATCCAGCTGCAAAAGCACCCAAAGCCGCTTCTAATCCAATAGCTGTTGCTACAAAACAACATAATACAAGTATCACAAAAGATGCTACTACTACGGCTCCAGGAGCTTTCAATCTATCTAATAACCAATCAAAACCTGGGGCTGCTGTTCGACTTAATGCGATAGCAGCAATTACAAATACTACGGCTGCGGCAACTAATTTAACAATAGGTGCAATTTCTAAAGAACCTCCTGCAGCAAGAGCCACAACAACTGCAAGAATAACAATTCCCAAAATATCGTCTAGCACTGCTGCACCAATAACGATCTGTCCTTCTCTAGTTTTCAAATATCCTAATTCACCGAAAACACTTGCAGTAATTCCTATACTTGTTGCTGTCATGGATGCTCCAGCAAAAACTGCTGGGATTAGATCTACTTGGAAAATAAACATTAATCCGAGAGTTCCAAAAGCAAACGGTAAGACTACTCCAGCCATAGCAACAGTAAAAGCCTGCGCACCGACAGCTACCAATTCCTCTAACTCACTTTCTAGTCCTGTTAAAAATAAAAGAGCATATAACCCTAAAGTTGCAACAGCTTGAAGGGATGGAAAACTTTCGAAATAAACATCAGGCACTGCTTCCGGGGGTATTGACGCTAATGAACTAATAACATTTACAAGTCCCTCATTTAGTTCAGTTCCTGCTGAGGGCGGTATTAATAAATGAAATCCCGATGCTCCTATTACAACCCCTGCAAGAAGCTCACCTACAATCGTTGGTAAACTTAGTCTTACAAGTACTTCTGCTAATGCTCTTGCTGCTAAAAAGATCAATAGAAATCTTATAACTCCGATCAACGTTTCAGCAACTTCTAAATCATGTGCACTTAATTCAGCAAGTAAAGAGTACATTAAATTGTAAAAAAATAAACTACCTAATTGGAAGATAGTTTATTGAGGGCCCACTTTAAGAAATATGTAAGAAAAAAGCAAAAATACTCAACAAGTGTGGATCTGAAGTTACAACAAAGAAATTTTCAAAAAAATGGCTATTGTCTGTTATATGACTAATCCAATAAATTCCAACAAACCCTTCGATCTACGCTTGCCTACCCCAGGCTGCTACTTAGATCCTGAGAAAGCTGGCATGGATTCTGATGCTGTTTTTCAAGGTATGACAGCCCATCTTTTTTATACCCTTGGGAAGTTAGCTACTTCTGCAAGTCCTCATGACTTGTATATGGCTTTAAGTTATGCGGTTAAAGATAGGTTAATGACAAGATACTTAGCCAGCCAAGAAGTCATAAGAAAAAAACCACAAAAAACTGTTGCTTATTTATCAGCAGAATTTTTAATAGGTCCTCAATTAAGTAATAATCTTCTGAATCTTGGAATAACTAATGAAGCAGAAGATGCTTTAAAGAGATTTGGAATTGAATCATTGTCAACAATCCTTGAAGTTGAAGAGGAGCCTGGACTAGGTAATGGTGGTCTTGGCAGACTTGCAGCATGTTACATGGAATCATTAGCATCTCTTCAAGTTCCAGCAGTTGGTTATGGTATTCGATATGAATTTGGCATATTCAATCAATTAATTAGAGATGGTTGGCAAGTTGAAGTTACTGATAAATGGCTAAAAGGTGGATGGCCATGGGAACTTCCTCAGCCTGACGAATCTTGTTTTGTTGGTTTTGGAGGTAGAACTGAAAGTTATAGAGATGATAAGGGAAACTATAGATCAAGGTGGATACCATCTGAACATGCGATTGGAGTACCTCATGATGTCCCAGTTTTAGGATACAGAGTAAATACATGCGATCGATTAAGGTTATGGAGAGCTGATGCGACGGAAAGTTTTGACTTTTATGCCTTCAATATTGGCGATTATTATGGAGCGGTTGAAGAAAAAGTTGCATCTGAAACTCTTTCAAAAGTTCTATATCCTAATGATGGAACTGATGAAGGTAGAAGATTAAGACTCAAACAACAACACTTTTTTGTAAGTTGTTCTCTTCAGGATATGTTGAGAAGCCTTGAAAAAAGATCTATACCAATAACAGAATTTTCTAAACACTGGACAGTACAGCTCAATGATACTCATCCTGCTATTGCAGTAGCTGAATTAATGAGACTTCTTATTGATCAATATCAAATTGGTTGGGATAAAGCTTGGAACATAACAACCTCTTCAGTCGCTTATACCAACCATACATTACTCCCAGAAGCTTTAGAGAAATGGGATTTAAGTTTGTTTAATGATCTCCTTCCTCGTCATCTAGAAATTATTTATGAAATTAATTGGAGATTCCTACAACAATTAAGACTTCGTTATCCTGGCGATGACAAAATTCTTCAAAAGCTCTCAATAATTGATGAAGAGGGATCCAAATCAGTAAGAATGGCTCACTTAGCTACGATCGGAGCACATCATATAAATGGGGTTGCAGCTCTACACTCAGATCTTATAAAAAGGCAACTTCTGCCTGAATTTGCAAAACTATGGCCTGAAAAATTTACAAATGTTACTAATGGAGTCACTCCAAGGAGATGGGTTGCTCTTTCTAATCCTTCATTATCAAACCTTTTAGAGAAAGAGGTTGGTCCTGATTGGATAACAAATATGGAACTTCTTAAAAAGTTAGAAGAGAAAAAAGATGATTCCAATTTTTTACAAAAATTTGAGGAAAGTAAATTAAATGGAAAAAGAAAATTAGCTAATTTTATTCATTCAAAAACAAACATACTTGTAGATCCAGCAAGTTTATTTGATGTTCAAGTAAAAAGAATCCATCAATATAAAAGACAACATTTAAATGCTCTACAAATTATTGCTCAATATTTAAGAATCAAAAATGGGACAAACAACTATGAAGTTCCAAGAACAATAATATTTGGAGGTAAAGCAGCGCCTGGTTACTTTATGGCAAAACTAATGATTAGATTTATTAATGGTATTGCTGATGTAGTTAATTCTGATCCAGATATGGATGGTCTATTACGGGTTGTTTTTTTACCGGACTATAATGTAAAACTTGGTGAAATAGTTTATCCTGCAACAGATCTTTCAGAACAAATTTCAACTGCAGGAAAAGAAGCTTCTGGAACTGGGAACATGAAATTTGCCATGAATGGGGCATTGACTATTGGAACATTAGATGGGGCTAATGTGGAATTAAGAGATCTTGTGAAAAAAGAAAATTTCTTCCTTTTCGGAAAAACTGAAAGTGAAATCATGGATTTAAAAAATAATAATTATTCACCCAAAACATTCATTGATCAATGCCCAGAACTAACAGAAGTTATACGTTTAATTGAAATAGGACACTTTAGTAATGGGGATAAAGAATTATTCAAACCTTTATTAAATAGCTTGACTGGCTACGACCCATTCTTTGTCATGGCTGACTTTGAAGACTATTTAAATAAACAGGATGAAGTGAGTAAATGCTGGAATAATAAAAAGTCATGGAACAAAATGGCACTACTAAATACTGCAAGATCTGGTTATTTTTCTTCAGATAGATCTATTAGAGAATATTGCAAATTAATTTGGAAAGTTTCTCCAATGCCAGTTGAAATTACATGCGATGTTGAAGAATTAACTAATTAATATTTTTCTTATCTGGGAAATCAGGAGTTTGATGAAATAATCTGTTTAAGATTAATCTATCTACATTTAATGGATCTGGAGCTAACTCTTTTGCAATTTCTTTGAATTTTGATTCGATATTGTTTGAAAATTTTGTATCAAAAATTCTTTCCATTAATGCATCAATTGAATATAAATAAGCATTAACACTTTCAAGTTCTTCTAAAGCTTCGGAAATTTCAAAATCAGAAATATGTTTTTCATCTGAAATTATATCTTCATTAGATTCTCTCTCAGATACTTGTCTCTGCAATTCATTAGTAACCTTATTACAGAGAGTTCTAAAAGATTGAATTGAAGCCCAGTTTAATTCTTGTTGCTGTTTAAAAGTAGGAAATTCTCTAATCAGACGATCATGCTCTTTATAAAATCTCTGACAATCAGAGCATTGACAAAGTTCTTCAGCCAAAAGAAAATATAACTCTTTCTATATCATCTCACTATTTGGGCATAATTGTAGGACCATCCAACAATTCGTCATTTTCATCAAGTGAATCAGGACTATCAGGCAAAGGTATCTCAATACTAGTAACTAAGTTGATGACATCTCTTAATCTCATTGAATCAGCAAACCATCCCATTGCCTGTTCCGCATCTCCTCTTTTTTCAGCATCATTTGCTTGATCTTCATGAGCTTCTGCCAATAAAGCAAGCCAGCATAGGCATCTTGCTTGAACTATTGAAAGATCTAAATCATTAGGTTGAGATTTAGAAATACGTTCGTGCTCTTGTTGAATTAAGAGTTTTAAACGCATATCATGCAACTTAGCCATAAAAGATTTATTACTAACTATACGCTAGCTAGAGAGTAGCAATTTTGCACACATACTACATATAGTTTTTTATTTTTACGGGACTAGTGGGAGTCGAACCCACGACCTACGGTTTAGGAAACCGTTGCTCTATCCTGCTGAGCTACAGCCCCAATAGATGATTTTTGGAGTATTAAGCATTATGCTAAATGAAAGCAGGAGAGGCAATCGCAAGAAAGTTTTATTTTGGAAACAAAATAAAACTTTCTTGAGGAAAGTCCGGGCTCCCACATGGTCAGGCTTGCTGGGTAATTCCCAGTGCGGGCAACCGTGAGGATAGTGCCACAGAAACATACCGCCTAATACTTTACGTATGGCAAGGGTGCAAGGGTGCGGTAAGAGCGCACCAGCAACATTGAGAAGTGTTGGCTAGGTAAACCCCGGCTGGGAGCAAGGCTTAGTAGATTTATGACCATTACACAATCTACTTTTAAGCGCCGCTTGAGACTGTGAAGTAATTCCAGTCCTAGATAGATGATTGCCCATCTTAATTAAGATGAACAGAACCCGGCTTACGACCTGCTTTCTAATTTTTGTAATTATTTCAATAAGATGACAAATATAATTAACGCAAAGAGAATTCGTCAAATAACTACTTTTTTAAAGTCTTTAAATATTAAATCAAATAGATTTTCTGAAATAATTAGAACACAAAATATTTCAGTTATTCAAGAGTTTAATCAAGCATTTATCCATTCCTCAGAAGACAAAATAATAAATTACGAAAAACTAGAATTTTTTGGAGATGCAGTACTCAGATTAGCTGCTTCTAATTTTATTGAAAAAAAATATCCTCAAATGAGTGTAGGAGAAAGATCAGAGCTAAGAGCACAAATTGTAAGTGATGAATGGTTAACTAAATTAGGGAAAAAAATTGATATTGAGAAATTGATAATTAAAGGACCTAAAGCTATTGGTGATGAAAATTCAAAAGATACAATTATTGGTGAAGCTACAGAAGCTTTAATAGGTGCCCTTTACAAGTGCTTTAATTCGATTCAGGAAGTAAATCTTTGGTTAGATGATATTTGGGAGGAAGATTCAGAAATATTTCTAAAAGCTCCATATAAATTCAAATCTAAGACAGTATTACAAGAGTGGTGTCAAAGCAAAGGTTTTGATTTGCCAGTTTATAAAATAATTGAAGTCTCAAAGAAAAATGGTGACCCTAAGAGGTTTTCTTGCAATATATTTATCGAGGGATCAAAAGAATCATCTGCATTCGGCAAATCCCATAAACAAGCAGAAACAAATGCAGCTAGGTTTTTGATAGAAAAATTTATAACTACAGGTAAAATCTAATATTTATACTATTTCTAAATTAGTTAGTTGAAAAGTTATGAGTTTATCCCAATTACCCCCTTCAAACAAAACAGCAGCTCTTTTTTTTGTAACTCTCTGTACAAACCCTTTGTATCCTCTGTATATAGAATTAGCGTCTTTTACAACAACAAAAGAACCGGGGAGTATGGGTTTAGTAGATAATTCCATAAAACACTCTTTTTAATACAATATATGATAAATGAAAATGAATGGCTGATCGTTGGATTGATAACATCATGTCATGGTATTAATGGACAGGTAAAGGTTAAATCTCTAAGTGATTTTGAAGAAAGATTTTTAAAACCGGGAATGAGATGGTTGCAAAAAGAAAATGAACCTCCTTCAAACATAGAACTTATATCTGGTTTCAAACAGCCTGGTAAAGAAATCTTTATAGTTAAGTTCAAAGGAATACATACAAGAAATCATGCAGAGAAACTTAAAAAATTTAAGATTCTTGTAAAAACCGATAAACTGCCTAAGTTAAAAAAGGAAGAATTCCACTTTTTGGAACTTATAAATCTTGAAGTCAAGATGGTAGAAAATGAAGAATTAAAAATAATTGGGAAAGTTATTAATTTAGACAATGAGAAAAATAATTTACTTGTTATTAAACTACTTAAAAATCAAAAGAAAGTTCTCATACCATTTGTTAAAGAGATAGTCCCATTAGTTGATATAAAACATAATTTTTTAATCATCAATCCTCCAAATGGACTTTTAGAGCTATAAATTAAAAAAAATAAAAGTTTGTAAAAATCTAATCATTCCACAGTTACACTTTTAGCTAAGTTTCTTGGTTGATCCACGTCAAGTCCTCTATGAGCTGCGATATGGTAACTCAATAATTGTAAAGGCACTATATTAAGTAGTGGTGAAATCCATTCATTAGAGGAAGGAACTTTCATTAAATAATCAAAGATTTCAGTTCCATTACATTCAGGAGCAATCCCAATCAAATATGCATCTCTAGCTTTTGCTTCTTGTGCATTACTGATAACTTTATCAAAAACCTCACCAGGAGAAGCAATTGAAATTACAGGTACTTTTTTATCTAACAAAGCTATTGGACCATGTTTCATTTCACCTGCAGGATATCCAGCTGCATGAATGTAACTAATTTCCTTAAGTTTTAAAGCACCTTCAAGAGCAATTGGATAATTTATTCCTCTTCCTAAAAAAATAACATCTTTAATATTAAAAAAGTCATGTGCTAGCTTTTCTGAAGATTCATTATGTTTCTCTAGGAGATCTTCCAGTAATGGTGGAAGTTTTAAAAGTTCATTTATTAATTTACTTATTTCATAAGGACTTTGATTGCCTTTAATTTGAGCAAATTTTATAGCTAATCCATAAAAAGAAAGTAATTGAGCAAAAAAAGTTTTTGTTGCTGCAACTCCAACTTCTATCCCTGCACAGATATCAATTATATTTGAGACCTGCCTTCCTATGGAACTCTCTTTTCTATTTGTTATTGCAATAAGATTGGGTTTAAATCTTTTATCTTCAATAGAGGAACGCCTTTTAATTTCCATATCTATCGCCGCAATTGTATCAGCAGTTTCTCCAGATTGAGTGACTCCAATAGTTAATGTATTTGGCAAAAGTGGTGGTGGTGAATATCTAAATTCGCTTGCATAAAAGACATTTGTTGGGATACCTGAAAATTGTTCTAATAAAAAGCTGCCGACCATTGCGGCATGTTTACTTGTACCACAAGCAATAATTTCAATTCTTTCTATTGATTCAAAAAACTCTGTATCAAAAGGATATTTAATTTGATATTCATCATCCTCTAAGTTTTTAATTAAATAATTTTCTAACCAGTTTTTGGCAGTCCCAGGCTGATCATATATCTCCTTTAACATATAGTGCTTGAAATTCATCTTATCCATTATTTGCTCTGAAACTTTTAAAGAAACTGGATTTCGATATTGTCTCTCGTTGTTTGAGTCATATATTTCAATTCCAAGAGGAGTTAATAAAGCGATTTCTTCATCTTCCATAGGCAGAATAATATTCGTAAAGTTTGCAATGGCTGGAGTATCACTAGCACAAATAAATTCCCCTTCTCCTAAACCAATAATCAAGGGGGCCTGTCTTCTTGCAACTACCAAAGAGGTTGGAGCACCAGCCCATAAAACTGCCAAAGCATAAGATCCTTCTAAGTCAGATATTACATTTCTCACAGCTACTAATAATGTTGAACCATTATTCTCAAGATTAAGTTTATTTAATGTATTTAGCTCTCTTTGAATTAGATGAGGAATTACCTCGGTATCTGTATCAGAATTAAAAATAATTCCCTCTTTCTCTAATTTATTTTTTAAATCTTGGAAATTTTCAATTATGCCATTCTGAACAACTGCTATGGTTCCAGAACTATCGATATGAGGATGTGCATTTTTAAC contains these protein-coding regions:
- a CDS encoding four-carbon acid sugar kinase family protein, whose protein sequence is MKFVVIDDDPTGSQTVHDCLLLLKWDCSTLVKGFESKSNLFFILANTRSLSENDAKLTIEEICKNLKKVLASQAYEEEIIFISRGDSTLRGHNFLEPSALNNCLGPFDATFHIPAFIEGKRLTINGSHFVDKTPINQTIFARDKIFGYETSNVKNLLFQKSKSQINIEDIQNLFSSDIEILNDKENNIVFKKLKKLKNNKHVIVDVENYSQLNKFSLVIKKLTKQKKFLFRTAASFISSISEKKSVPKVKTFFSNLRIRNKNKSFLPGLIIVGSYVELSTIQLENLLKISKCNPIELDVFEFFKINSSDDNQKRRNLFKNKFLKEIRFSFEKGKTPVLFTSRKFMSLDYSKQFNFYNSLAYFIAELVADLRYEIGYLISKGGITTNVILSNGLNADYVYLEGQILTGISVVTYNLKNDEKLPIVTHPGNIGTKDSLVKIWKVFENKNNF
- a CDS encoding galactose mutarotase; the encoded protein is MQIKLSNKDKGIFVFQLDQNNYIKFCPKRGGIITNWVSDGNEILYFDQKRFMDKTKSIRGGIPILFPICGNINISSSVFGKDYLQLTQHGFARDLQWQYSFNESEKSLCLFLNESKKTKNYYPFDFELRIEVTLKINCLEFEITIFNKSDIAMPINFGLHPYFNISDFKNLEFIENPLNCHNQEKNIISNTLDELKNIDLGVDLLMYSSGRSTFQDKILKRQVTLNHPYPFDLGVIWSDPPRRMICLEPWTSPRNSFVDGFRNIMIPSNGNQRFDASIQIKSLK
- a CDS encoding cation:proton antiporter, whose amino-acid sequence is MYSLLAELSAHDLEVAETLIGVIRFLLIFLAARALAEVLVRLSLPTIVGELLAGVVIGASGFHLLIPPSAGTELNEGLVNVISSLASIPPEAVPDVYFESFPSLQAVATLGLYALLFLTGLESELEELVAVGAQAFTVAMAGVVLPFAFGTLGLMFIFQVDLIPAVFAGASMTATSIGITASVFGELGYLKTREGQIVIGAAVLDDILGIVILAVVVALAAGGSLEIAPIVKLVAAAVVFVIAAIALSRTAAPGFDWLLDRLKAPGAVVVASFVILVLCCFVATAIGLEAALGAFAAGLILSSSKNNHAIQQSVLPLVSLFATIFFVLVGAGMDLSVINPFDPTSRSALVVAGFLLVVAIIGKIAAGWVFSSDKPTNRLVVGLGMMPRGEVGLIFLGLGTSAKLLTPSLEAAILLMVIGTTFLAPVLLRIVLKDKPPNDGNKISDDVAADPVGLL
- a CDS encoding alpha/beta fold hydrolase; amino-acid sequence: MEKSALIDSDVNYDWNFLNYPIHTVSAKPEQTLKECAILLIHGFGASTDHWRFNIPILSNKYEVHAMDLLGFGKSPKPQDVEYSGSLWKDQVVAYVKEKIKKPTIIVGNSLGGYAALAAGSELNELNAGVILLNAAGYFSEEKTIKKNMLQTSIETVAGIFLKNIVFQRLIFENMRNPKNIKKTLNQVYVDKKNVDDFLVESIRKPSLDYGAFNVFRSVFNPSGPQGLPLDKLFAKLDAPLLLLWGGKDPWMNTPKKRNLYKKFTPKNTKEIILDAGHCPHDEIPELVNQYILDWVDSL
- a CDS encoding NADP-dependent isocitrate dehydrogenase; the encoded protein is MPKFEKLTLPNEGEIITFNQGKPNVPNNPIVPFIRGDGTGVDIWPATQIVLDSAIKKSYGNERKINWFKVYAGDEACEIYGTYNYLPQDTIEAIKHFGVAIKGPLTTPIGGGIRSLNVALRQIFDLYSCVRPCKYYSGTPSPHKNPQNLDVIVYRENTEDIYMGIEWEAEDNNCLELIDHLNKVVIPNSKNLKNRSIPKGSGIGIKPVSKLGSQRHIRKAIEHAKRLSGDKRHVTLVHKGNIMKYTEGAFRDWGYELAVNEFREDCITERESWILDNIQKNPEITIENNARKIEPGFDKLTNNKKAFICEEIKEVIESISNSHGDGKWRELVLVDDRIADSIFQQIQTRPQEYSILATLNLNGDYVSDAAAAIVGGLGMAPGANIGDNAAIFEATHGTAPKHAGLNKINPGSVILSGVMMLEYFGWDEAAKLVTNGLSKAIEQKKVTYDLARLMEPKVEPLSCSSFAEEIISNF